A window from Sphingobacterium hotanense encodes these proteins:
- a CDS encoding HAD family hydrolase, which yields MQNIKNVILDYGNVIFMIDFKKVSESFSALGITNVNDFFGHRGQDSLFDEFDKGEISAAEFREGVRVKANRPNLTDQQIDDAWNSLLIGVPEGKHEVLEELKKHNRMFLLSNNNELHYAYCMQHIKDRYRVDSNDQFFEKTYYSHLAGLRKPDLAIFELVLKENNLNPAETLFIDDSPQHLEAAKTLGIHTALCTAEHPLEAIVEEYKLLEN from the coding sequence ATGCAAAATATTAAAAATGTTATCCTGGATTATGGGAATGTCATCTTTATGATTGACTTCAAAAAAGTAAGTGAATCCTTTAGTGCGCTGGGTATCACCAATGTGAACGACTTTTTTGGACATCGCGGACAAGACAGCCTATTCGACGAGTTCGATAAGGGAGAGATCTCTGCGGCGGAATTTAGAGAAGGGGTGAGGGTAAAAGCCAATCGGCCGAACTTAACAGACCAACAGATAGACGACGCGTGGAATTCATTATTGATTGGTGTTCCGGAGGGAAAACATGAGGTATTAGAGGAGTTGAAGAAGCATAACCGTATGTTCCTTTTAAGCAATAATAACGAATTGCATTATGCATACTGTATGCAGCATATCAAAGATCGTTACCGCGTAGACAGCAACGATCAATTTTTTGAAAAGACTTACTATTCGCACCTTGCGGGACTGCGTAAACCAGATTTAGCCATCTTTGAACTCGTGTTGAAAGAAAATAACCTCAACCCCGCAGAAACATTATTCATTGATGATAGCCCACAACACTTAGAAGCTGCAAAGACATTAGGCATCCACACCGCTCTATGCACAGCGGAGCATCCGCTTGAAGCAATAGTGGAGGAATACAAGCTCCTCGAAAATTAA
- a CDS encoding polymorphic toxin type 10 domain-containing protein — protein MFEFDTPSSGLSSLINRDNPRFVGFGLKTGGAGELQ, from the coding sequence ATCTTTGAATTTGATACTCCCAGCTCAGGTCTCTCATCGCTAATAAATCGAGACAATCCCAGGTTTGTAGGGTTTGGCTTAAAAACCGGAGGAGCAGGTGAACTTCAATAA
- a CDS encoding cation-translocating P-type ATPase, with translation MTNYNIPKHLKGLSEAEVNTSREKYGINKIETEHSGAWAILWEILKEPMLILLFAISIIYVLVGDYGEALFMFVAIVAVSGISFYQDNRSKKALEELEKLNEPLSTVIRNSQVEKIPSHEIVVGDLCITEEGKMINADGRIVHSNDYSVNEASLTGESFSVFKSADSADKHIYSGTISVSGLAVFEVEAIGKNTKIGKIGESISSIQEESSPLQIQIRQFVKWMAVAGIFIFLLVWGYSYFQSHNFVASLLNGLTMAMSVLPEEIPVAFTTFMALGAWKLMREGVIIKRSSVVETLGSTTVICTDKTGTITENSMHLSKLYDYGSNKIYVETEFDNPKLTTLIDYAMWSSEPVPFDPMEKTLHQVYEKTTRDDQRKQYELFHEYPLEGKPPMMTHLFRNDDGIRIIAAKGAPEAILAVSSLDEVEKDKLRALYKAFGKEGFRVLGVAKSVFPTDDFPEKQQDFEFDFLGFVVFYDPPKKGIENVFKKIYDAGIQVKVITGDNADTTASIAAQAGIVNTAEGLNGSDLAAFSEEQLMSVAERTVLFTRMFPEAKLAVINALKKKGEVVAMLGDGVNDGPALKAAHIGVAMGSKGTEIAKAAAALVITNDDLDKLVLGIAAGRRIYANIKKAIQYIISIHIPIILTVSLPLFLGWIYPQIFSPVHVIFMELVMGPTCSIVYESEPMEKNTMQKPPRSLGDTFLNIKELAISIIQGLAITAGVLFAYQWAIQNGGSEENTRAMVFTTLIFANILLSLVNRSFYYSVFESFKYKNILFPIVIGVTLILLFSILYIQPFARFFEVTALNASELGMSIAIASVSVLWFELYKFVKRKTSTGGK, from the coding sequence ATGACCAATTATAATATACCGAAGCACCTCAAAGGGCTATCGGAAGCAGAAGTAAATACATCCCGTGAGAAGTATGGCATTAATAAAATAGAAACGGAACATAGCGGAGCTTGGGCGATACTATGGGAAATTCTCAAAGAGCCTATGTTGATATTGTTGTTCGCAATTTCTATCATCTATGTGCTCGTTGGAGATTATGGCGAGGCTTTATTTATGTTCGTCGCCATCGTCGCTGTATCGGGAATTTCCTTCTATCAAGATAATCGGAGCAAGAAAGCTTTGGAGGAACTTGAAAAACTAAATGAACCCCTAAGCACTGTTATCAGAAATTCGCAAGTCGAGAAGATTCCAAGTCATGAAATCGTCGTTGGTGATTTGTGCATCACGGAGGAGGGGAAGATGATCAATGCCGATGGTCGGATTGTCCATAGCAATGATTACTCTGTCAACGAAGCCTCTTTGACGGGCGAGAGCTTCTCGGTGTTCAAGAGTGCGGATTCGGCGGATAAGCATATATACAGTGGAACAATTTCCGTATCCGGATTGGCAGTTTTTGAAGTCGAAGCAATCGGGAAGAATACAAAGATCGGAAAGATTGGCGAGTCCATTTCAAGCATTCAAGAAGAAAGCTCGCCATTGCAGATACAAATCCGTCAGTTCGTGAAATGGATGGCCGTAGCCGGCATTTTTATTTTTTTACTAGTCTGGGGATATAGTTACTTTCAGTCTCACAATTTCGTTGCCAGTTTATTAAACGGGCTTACGATGGCGATGTCTGTTCTGCCGGAAGAGATTCCCGTCGCCTTTACCACATTTATGGCTCTGGGAGCTTGGAAATTGATGCGGGAAGGGGTGATCATCAAAAGGAGCAGTGTTGTTGAAACGCTAGGAAGTACAACCGTAATCTGCACGGATAAAACAGGCACCATAACGGAGAATAGCATGCATCTTAGCAAGTTGTATGATTATGGTTCCAACAAAATCTACGTTGAGACTGAATTCGATAATCCGAAGCTTACAACATTGATTGATTACGCGATGTGGAGCAGCGAACCAGTGCCTTTTGATCCCATGGAGAAGACGTTGCATCAGGTCTACGAAAAGACGACCAGAGACGATCAGCGGAAGCAATATGAGCTCTTTCATGAATACCCATTAGAAGGTAAGCCGCCCATGATGACACATCTTTTTCGCAATGATGATGGTATTCGTATCATAGCGGCAAAAGGAGCGCCAGAAGCTATCCTTGCGGTGTCATCGCTAGATGAGGTCGAGAAGGATAAGCTACGAGCATTATACAAGGCTTTCGGAAAAGAAGGCTTTCGGGTGCTAGGCGTTGCGAAATCTGTTTTCCCGACGGATGACTTCCCTGAAAAACAACAAGACTTCGAATTTGATTTCCTAGGCTTCGTCGTGTTTTATGACCCGCCAAAGAAAGGTATTGAAAATGTGTTCAAGAAGATATACGACGCAGGCATACAAGTTAAGGTGATTACGGGCGACAATGCAGACACCACCGCTAGTATTGCTGCCCAAGCAGGTATCGTCAATACAGCTGAGGGACTAAATGGGAGCGACCTGGCCGCATTTTCGGAAGAGCAATTAATGTCGGTTGCAGAGCGGACCGTATTGTTTACACGGATGTTTCCAGAAGCAAAGCTTGCAGTCATCAATGCGCTAAAGAAAAAAGGAGAGGTGGTCGCTATGCTGGGCGACGGTGTCAATGATGGACCGGCACTTAAAGCCGCCCATATTGGGGTTGCCATGGGAAGCAAAGGAACGGAGATCGCGAAGGCTGCAGCGGCCTTAGTGATTACCAATGATGATTTGGATAAGCTTGTGCTCGGAATTGCCGCAGGACGCCGCATTTACGCTAACATTAAGAAAGCAATACAATATATCATATCGATTCACATCCCAATCATATTGACCGTGTCATTGCCCTTGTTTCTGGGCTGGATCTATCCGCAAATCTTCAGCCCGGTGCATGTTATCTTTATGGAATTGGTCATGGGGCCTACATGCTCTATTGTTTATGAGAGCGAACCTATGGAAAAGAATACTATGCAGAAGCCCCCAAGGTCTTTAGGCGATACGTTTTTAAATATAAAAGAGCTTGCTATCAGTATTATACAAGGACTGGCAATTACCGCTGGCGTCTTATTCGCTTATCAATGGGCTATTCAAAATGGAGGTTCCGAAGAGAACACTAGAGCCATGGTCTTCACGACGCTTATTTTTGCTAATATCTTGTTGAGCTTGGTTAACCGTTCTTTCTATTATAGCGTATTCGAAAGCTTTAAATACAAAAATATATTATTCCCGATTGTAATTGGAGTGACGTTAATCCTACTCTTTTCTATTTTATATATTCAACCATTCGCCCGTTTCTTTGAGGTCACGGCTTTGAATGCTTCTGAATTAGGGATGTCCATTGCGATAGCGAGTGTTTCTGTTCTGTGGTTTGAACTGTATAAATTTGTTAAAAGAAAGACTTCGACGGGTGGAAAATAA
- a CDS encoding type II toxin-antitoxin system HicB family antitoxin, which produces MRTLKIIIERSDDMFSAYAENAEGIYGGGDTVEEAKKSILDAIDIMTGEFAAENIPSILKGNYKVIYHFDAESFLNYYKGIFTNAALEKITGINQRQLQHYSSGLKKPRQLQLKKIEEGLHRLAAELQAVELV; this is translated from the coding sequence ATGAGAACACTAAAGATCATTATCGAGCGCAGTGATGACATGTTCAGTGCCTATGCTGAAAATGCCGAAGGTATTTATGGAGGAGGGGATACTGTCGAAGAAGCAAAAAAATCAATTTTAGATGCAATCGACATTATGACCGGAGAATTCGCTGCAGAGAATATTCCGTCTATTCTTAAAGGCAATTACAAAGTGATTTATCACTTCGATGCAGAGAGCTTTCTCAATTACTACAAAGGCATCTTTACTAATGCCGCTTTAGAAAAGATTACAGGCATCAATCAACGTCAGTTGCAACATTATTCTTCCGGTCTGAAAAAGCCTCGCCAGCTGCAGCTCAAGAAGATAGAAGAAGGGCTTCACCGTCTTGCGGCAGAGCTTCAGGCAGTAGAGTTGGTTTAA
- a CDS encoding transposase: MINQAKALKLIKLYQYVCDKYDSELQYYCQRFSNNNTPDFTDQEVLTIYLFSVHEEQRLRIKQIHKFASDYLMDWFPKLTSYVAFNTRINRLFDVLRSLCQSVIEDFAPEECSREFSLLDSMPIITCSGTRRAKVALEITDKSFCSTKRLWYFGLKLHALNSYNKSTLPRPESIVISKASESDLNIFKENWASIAGRTFFGDKIYRDAPFFEWFYKEKKSIMYTPIRETQGKPDCLKNRDRAYNDLFSRAVSKVRQPIESFFNWINEKTQIQNASKVRSTKGLLVHVFGKLTACFIKPIFNP; encoded by the coding sequence ATGATCAATCAGGCCAAGGCTCTAAAATTAATAAAATTATACCAGTATGTTTGTGATAAATATGACAGTGAACTGCAATATTACTGTCAGCGATTTTCAAACAATAACACACCTGACTTTACTGATCAGGAGGTTTTGACCATCTATTTATTCAGTGTGCACGAGGAACAGCGGCTAAGGATCAAGCAGATCCATAAATTCGCCTCGGATTATCTGATGGATTGGTTTCCCAAGCTAACTTCATACGTAGCATTCAATACCCGTATCAACCGCCTTTTTGATGTTTTGAGATCTCTTTGTCAGTCAGTTATAGAGGACTTTGCACCAGAGGAGTGCTCCAGAGAATTTTCCCTACTGGACTCTATGCCCATCATAACCTGCAGTGGGACTAGAAGGGCAAAGGTAGCTCTGGAGATAACGGATAAAAGCTTCTGCTCAACGAAGAGGCTTTGGTATTTTGGATTAAAGCTTCATGCGCTCAACAGCTATAACAAATCCACGCTGCCTCGTCCGGAAAGCATAGTAATAAGCAAGGCATCTGAAAGTGACCTGAACATATTTAAGGAGAATTGGGCATCCATCGCAGGTAGGACGTTCTTTGGTGACAAGATATACCGTGACGCCCCGTTCTTCGAGTGGTTTTATAAAGAAAAAAAATCAATTATGTATACTCCGATAAGGGAAACCCAAGGAAAACCAGATTGTTTAAAAAACAGGGATCGTGCTTATAATGACCTGTTTTCAAGAGCAGTATCTAAGGTAAGACAACCAATCGAATCCTTTTTTAATTGGATAAATGAAAAAACACAGATACAAAACGCAAGTAAGGTCAGATCTACCAAAGGACTATTAGTACATGTGTTCGGTAAATTAACAGCCTGTTTCATAAAGCCTATTTTCAACCCTTAA
- a CDS encoding type II toxin-antitoxin system HicA family toxin, giving the protein MKSSEFHRLLRKNGWIHIRTRGSHYIYEKDGKTYPIPYHGSKEIGEGLRKKIMKDLGL; this is encoded by the coding sequence ATGAAATCAAGCGAGTTCCACAGACTATTGCGAAAAAACGGCTGGATTCATATCCGTACCAGAGGATCTCATTACATTTATGAGAAGGATGGGAAGACCTATCCAATTCCTTACCATGGTAGCAAAGAGATTGGAGAGGGCCTTCGCAAGAAAATCATGAAGGATCTGGGGCTTTAG
- the rpsU gene encoding 30S ribosomal protein S21, with product MIIVNVKEGESLDRALKRFKKKFEKTGVLRELRSRQAYEKKSVARRIQVKKAIYKQSLNQDNA from the coding sequence ATGATTATTGTAAATGTTAAAGAAGGTGAATCTTTAGATAGAGCATTAAAACGTTTCAAGAAGAAATTCGAGAAGACTGGTGTTTTAAGAGAACTTCGTTCTCGTCAGGCTTATGAGAAGAAATCTGTAGCTCGTCGTATCCAAGTTAAGAAAGCTATCTACAAGCAATCTTTAAACCAAGACAACGCGTAA
- a CDS encoding OmpA family protein, with protein MKRINLLALILISSITFFSCKQQSMVVNPGAVVSKDGTDDGLKNVKREFKDVQQTDEGILVSISSDLLFPTNSSYLSDNAKQELSKLVKVLKDQKAKVRVDGHTDATGTAEYNQWLSDKRAASVKKFLVDAGIADARISTKGLGQSKPIADNKTPEGRQKNRRVEVVILK; from the coding sequence ATGAAACGCATCAATTTATTAGCACTAATTTTAATTTCGAGCATAACATTTTTTTCTTGTAAGCAGCAATCTATGGTTGTGAATCCTGGCGCAGTTGTTAGCAAGGACGGCACCGACGATGGTCTGAAAAATGTAAAACGTGAGTTCAAGGATGTACAACAAACTGACGAAGGGATCTTAGTATCCATTTCCTCAGACTTATTGTTCCCAACAAACTCTTCTTACCTGTCAGACAACGCAAAACAAGAGCTAAGCAAATTAGTGAAAGTATTAAAAGATCAAAAGGCGAAAGTACGCGTAGATGGACATACCGATGCAACCGGAACCGCAGAATATAACCAGTGGCTATCCGATAAACGCGCAGCATCAGTAAAGAAATTCTTAGTAGACGCCGGAATCGCAGACGCTAGAATCTCAACAAAAGGACTAGGCCAATCAAAACCGATAGCAGACAACAAAACGCCGGAAGGCCGCCAAAAAAATAGACGAGTAGAGGTGGTTATTCTTAAATAA
- a CDS encoding glucoamylase family protein codes for MRFKLIPILLFCLFGLTANAETYPEVVFDNSLVKGTYARSLVDYSGKSWVENVNKHLLVSDTLFFTPGNALSLRYLSHPQGDWNVTIRYSRQKFHYRLSNDDVLSFKLYVGSGNTKSEHLPSISIKQRDNQSVSLAIGNYVQGFKKDAWLDVRIPVKEFAGLNVEEHISGIILRQLNDSKSTHQLFLDQIEFLPANYSKVPLTSAAVLAKATAYGNHVDLQWQVPLTQSIRYVKIYRSEDNKDFVPISIRPTYMQRCLDYVPVLDKKYYYKIAWLDYNYKESPLSAVQEVQPKKISDDELFSLIQIAHINYFVENYDINTGMHMPFRMKEKAIVSVKETGGAILSLMVGVEKNFISRPLFISRVKRIVKFLATAQNKHGFFPSYYDGRKGIPEYFDRRPQYDVESSAAIMEALLVVRQYLKGDDEAEKEIRRGISDIWERMDWKAVTMPYDPQTLRSNLDMLDEYFVSEPIVGVNLGLNAYMLAMASTRSNIPIASFSNAIESKYVSRAEVTSSLLADSTVSDSVRQNSLFPDGIDHGNQDSLYRVSAFQDTIMYGVELPFGAPDGNLLEMYRPFVTINPKLAKLKDYNLAEVVGSYARVVKRRDNEMGVGTSNSDIWGFQQRNDSIGTFRINPAISVASIFLDNQRSIKSLNALYHEFGAFLFSEYGFRSWVDLRSNDVSDEYVASNQANVALLLENAKTGFIWKLYQQIPEIQAVEQRLFKK; via the coding sequence ATGCGATTTAAACTAATTCCTATTCTTCTGTTCTGTTTGTTTGGATTGACCGCAAATGCAGAAACATATCCGGAGGTGGTGTTTGATAATAGCCTGGTAAAGGGCACGTATGCCCGAAGCTTGGTAGATTATAGTGGGAAGAGCTGGGTAGAGAATGTAAATAAACATCTTCTCGTATCGGATACGCTATTCTTTACGCCTGGTAACGCGCTATCCTTACGATATCTTTCCCATCCCCAAGGAGATTGGAATGTGACGATTCGCTATAGTCGCCAGAAATTCCATTATCGACTTTCGAATGATGATGTCCTGAGCTTCAAACTCTATGTAGGCTCGGGGAATACCAAATCCGAACATTTGCCATCGATTTCCATCAAGCAGCGCGATAACCAATCGGTAAGTTTAGCGATAGGAAATTACGTGCAAGGATTCAAAAAAGATGCCTGGCTGGATGTTCGTATTCCTGTCAAAGAATTCGCAGGATTAAATGTCGAAGAACATATCTCTGGAATTATCCTACGACAGCTCAACGATTCTAAAAGCACGCATCAGCTCTTTCTGGATCAAATCGAGTTCCTTCCGGCAAACTATTCAAAAGTTCCTTTAACATCAGCTGCAGTATTAGCCAAAGCTACAGCCTATGGCAATCATGTCGATTTGCAATGGCAAGTACCCTTGACGCAGAGCATCCGCTATGTGAAGATCTACAGGTCCGAGGATAACAAGGATTTCGTACCGATTTCTATACGCCCTACCTACATGCAACGCTGTTTGGACTACGTGCCGGTATTGGATAAAAAGTATTACTACAAGATCGCTTGGCTTGATTACAATTACAAAGAATCACCTCTATCCGCGGTGCAGGAAGTACAGCCAAAAAAGATATCTGATGATGAGCTTTTCTCACTGATTCAGATTGCGCATATCAACTACTTCGTAGAGAACTATGATATCAACACGGGCATGCATATGCCCTTTAGAATGAAAGAAAAAGCGATAGTGTCGGTAAAGGAAACAGGAGGGGCAATCCTTAGTTTAATGGTAGGCGTAGAAAAGAATTTCATCTCTCGTCCATTATTTATTAGCCGCGTTAAACGAATCGTGAAGTTCTTAGCTACTGCGCAGAATAAACATGGCTTCTTCCCATCTTATTACGACGGCCGTAAGGGTATCCCTGAATACTTCGACCGTCGACCTCAGTACGATGTAGAATCATCCGCGGCTATCATGGAGGCATTGCTCGTTGTTAGACAATACCTAAAAGGTGACGATGAAGCAGAGAAAGAGATTAGAAGAGGCATCAGCGATATTTGGGAGCGGATGGATTGGAAAGCAGTTACGATGCCATATGATCCGCAAACACTACGTTCCAACTTAGATATGCTGGATGAGTATTTCGTTTCCGAGCCTATTGTCGGAGTTAACTTGGGGCTTAATGCCTACATGTTAGCCATGGCCTCGACGCGCTCGAACATTCCCATCGCGTCCTTCTCAAATGCTATAGAAAGCAAATATGTTTCCAGGGCTGAAGTAACGTCAAGCCTACTTGCCGATTCGACAGTGAGCGATTCTGTTAGACAAAATTCATTGTTCCCTGACGGTATAGATCATGGCAACCAGGATTCCTTATACCGTGTTTCAGCCTTTCAAGATACGATTATGTATGGAGTAGAATTGCCTTTTGGAGCACCAGATGGTAATTTATTGGAAATGTACAGACCCTTCGTAACGATCAACCCGAAGTTGGCGAAATTGAAAGACTATAATCTCGCGGAAGTTGTAGGCAGTTATGCCCGTGTCGTCAAACGTAGAGACAATGAAATGGGAGTGGGGACCAGCAATTCTGACATCTGGGGATTTCAACAACGTAACGACAGCATAGGAACATTCCGAATAAACCCTGCAATTTCTGTAGCCAGTATTTTCTTAGACAACCAACGCTCAATCAAATCCTTGAATGCCCTGTATCACGAATTCGGAGCCTTCCTTTTCTCCGAATACGGGTTCCGCTCGTGGGTCGACTTACGTAGCAATGATGTGTCTGACGAGTATGTCGCTAGTAACCAAGCGAACGTCGCCTTGTTATTAGAGAATGCGAAGACCGGATTTATCTGGAAACTATACCAACAGATTCCTGAGATTCAAGCGGTTGAACAAAGGCTTTTTAAGAAGTAA
- a CDS encoding Imm27 family immunity protein, with protein sequence MTKLKKEETLLKGALIKHLNSIEYDDVSNRIFSLVENYLIEVDVDCSGWYKLFKDPRDGRYWEYFFSNSKLQGGGAPILKYLLKEEAITKYNLI encoded by the coding sequence ATGACAAAATTGAAAAAGGAAGAAACTCTATTAAAAGGAGCGTTAATAAAACACTTAAATTCAATTGAGTACGATGATGTGAGCAATCGAATATTTTCTCTTGTTGAAAATTATTTAATAGAAGTAGACGTTGATTGTAGTGGTTGGTATAAACTGTTTAAAGATCCAAGAGATGGGAGGTATTGGGAATATTTTTTTTCTAATAGTAAGTTGCAGGGTGGTGGTGCCCCGATTTTAAAATATTTGTTAAAAGAAGAGGCTATAACTAAGTACAATTTAATTTAG
- a CDS encoding transposase, protein MKKDRITLGVDVSKKTLDICHWGTHDFIKIENNSSGFKQLAKWMRGKGFVSSQVFFIMEYTGGYEYRFLQYCESKGLSYTRKSGLEIKKSMGMVRGKSDKQDSFRIAQYGEEKAYMLDPSGKLNSAIFDLKQLISFRKRLVREMAGYKASSSERKAMYGKDAGKAILKVSKTMIDVYKKEIYRVEREILQLIESDESLNRNYQILKSVKGIGPVNAWMTIVYTENFKAFTDPRKYAVYAGVIPFEHTSGTSIRGRKRVSHMANKAIKQELNQAAKIAITHDKTLREYAQRKLTTKAYPLVLNNVKFKLILIMFSLIGRQEMYREDYHYAA, encoded by the coding sequence ATGAAAAAAGATCGTATTACCTTAGGTGTCGACGTTTCTAAGAAAACATTGGACATCTGCCATTGGGGCACACATGATTTCATTAAGATCGAGAACAACAGTTCGGGATTTAAGCAATTGGCAAAGTGGATGCGAGGGAAAGGTTTTGTATCAAGCCAAGTCTTCTTTATCATGGAATATACTGGTGGATATGAATACAGATTCCTGCAGTATTGCGAGTCAAAAGGTCTTTCGTATACACGCAAATCTGGTCTAGAGATCAAGAAGTCGATGGGCATGGTCCGTGGCAAGAGCGATAAGCAAGACTCCTTTAGGATTGCCCAGTATGGGGAAGAAAAGGCTTATATGCTCGACCCAAGCGGTAAATTGAACTCTGCAATATTTGATCTTAAGCAGCTGATCTCCTTTCGTAAACGTCTAGTGAGAGAGATGGCCGGTTACAAAGCGAGCAGCTCTGAGCGCAAGGCGATGTACGGGAAAGACGCAGGGAAGGCGATCCTGAAGGTCAGTAAAACAATGATAGATGTTTATAAGAAAGAGATCTACAGAGTAGAACGAGAAATCTTACAGCTCATCGAAAGCGATGAATCGCTCAACAGGAACTATCAGATCCTCAAAAGCGTCAAAGGGATAGGCCCGGTCAATGCCTGGATGACGATCGTTTATACGGAGAATTTCAAGGCTTTTACCGATCCCCGAAAATACGCTGTCTATGCCGGTGTGATACCATTTGAGCACACTTCCGGGACCAGTATTCGCGGTCGAAAGCGAGTCTCGCATATGGCCAACAAGGCCATAAAGCAGGAGTTGAACCAAGCGGCAAAGATTGCCATTACACATGACAAGACGCTCCGAGAATATGCGCAACGGAAGCTCACAACCAAAGCTTACCCGCTGGTCTTGAACAATGTGAAATTCAAGCTGATTCTGATCATGTTTTCCTTGATCGGACGACAGGAGATGTATCGGGAAGATTATCATTATGCAGCGTGA